catctgaggttggttttctttaaagcgtcctgctttagcataagtttgcatgtagcgataggtgttcccatattgttcctttctggttgaagaggagtaattgttcctagtttggcaagttcgtctgccctgcagttgcctgggatgtctctatgtcccggcacccatacgaggtgaatgttaaactgctcaGACATCTCCCTTAGAGATGTTTGACAGTCGAGGACCGTGATTGAGTTTGTAGAGACAGAGGCAAGAGATTTAATGGCTGCTTGACTGTCCGAGAAGATCCGAGACAAGCTCCATTCTCTCTGGGGATTTTttttagagatgccgcgaacattgatttACCCGAATACCAAATATTCGGCCACAttcctcggccgaataccgaatattcggccaaggacactcagaaaaaaacgttggtaatttaaaaaaatttatagtttttctcaagaatagatgtggcttaaaaaattcccaacaacataGTATTGTAATGATAAATAACTGAActatttttaagataaatgcCTGAACacactactgcaaaggtagacatctaaaatcgaattatatatGAGTGGTGGGcaacacatactacaaaatttcatattttgaaaacatttgcaaaagtctacctttcttctcctgggacaagtgcttacagcgaaagactatttttcgaagcaggaatagtctacgaagataaacgtaatcgtttactaccaaCATATGCGGAACCAATAGtttcattcaccacaacttgcctttagtaggttatgggccatttttttcactattaCTCAACTTTGAGAAAAATCTGAAGTTGGCAAGCTTGAGAGTTAGCTCCAACTCGAGATTTTAATCTGAAgctgaaaatttgttttattcattaATTCTTAGCTCCCTTGTTCCAAACTCAAAGTTGCCCAACTTGTTGTTTTAATAATATCCCTAGGTTATTTGTGACAGTCAATTTCACAAACTGTCAATTTCgaatattattttgaatgatGTGTCGTTTAAATTGAAGTttcataggttttttttttaattaatggttTCATATGTTTATTGATTTATTCAAACCAATAAGATTTCGAGGGAAACGCTCCCAATTTCCAATGAAAAAGTAGATTTTCCAAGATTACAAAAGGAAACtcctaaacaaaaatgtttttttgcagagaaaaaaatcaaacaaataaaatcaatttttatcacaCAAATCACTTTTGcatttacatattttaaattaagccctgatttttcaatcgtcagttagactatcagaggaataaatgtcaatataaaaaaaaattttattcctaggaataacctctaactgaggtttatctgactattgaaaaattggtcaTATGACATTTAAACAAACTTttgaaacagaaataataataaataacggcatttaaaaaaaaaaactcaagtttGCTCGAAAACTTCTGATAATTCctgaagttgaaaaaattaaagttgatAAACTTtagatttgaaaattgaaagttaaaaacgtcaactttcagtgaatgaaaacaatttttcaagttgAGAATAAAAATCCTCGAGTTGTGTTCAACTTCAAGTGAATAAAATCGCCCTATatgtactaaaattaaaaatttttaataaaacacacattttggtataataatttgtcttttttcttctccatttggtattcggtattcggccgaatagttaaactattcggccgaataccgaatacctgAAAAATAGGCCGtataggccgaataccgaatagtggccgaatgttcgcggcatctctaatttttttagtacatccgattgccgaaaaaaaataaaatcgagtggcgctagaaactatcggtgtcacttctatatataattattcaatgcctgaactacatagaaacacaaagtgaaaaaagtacaaaaaagtttctaatttttcaaataatttaaatttttaaatgtcacatcaataaaattgtttttgttattttgtactttagtttactttttatactttgtttgactttgtgtttcgaTGCAGTTCTAGCTTTATtggataaaaataaagaaatttaaaacaataaatcatttcaaaatagtaaaaaatattttgtttgatctgTCACTAGgacacaaataaatttacaaaaaaaattcctactaattgaatttcctaaatagcCAAAATATTTGTGCTCCACATATCAACCGAACCGAGTGAACCGGAAAAAGTTTTACACATTACAgggctaaaatttgaaaacaaatacttggaaaggcggaacgaagtccgccgggtcagctagttactaatatattttttttacatttatcaaGTTTTAGTGATTTGAAAGTGGCATTAAGTGAATGGATCATATATGAGCCACCGTGCAGAAATGTTCATTTTCTGTTGGTCCATAAAATAGCAATCATGCAACAAGGGaacaaattctctttttttcttattttctatacccgttttttttacgtttaagtgcggaattttataagtttaatttaaaatagattaaaagtccttttaatctattttattgAGACTCATACAGTTCCAGCGCGTAGTTTTTACGTATatgcaattaatttaatttaaatttttttttttcgttttctgctCAATGTGCCAAATATGATCCTAAccggaaaaattgaaaattcctgAAACACGAATCTTTTTATTTAACAGAATCTACCATAtatatcgataccttcccgtaagaatgtactaagcgacatttttttcgaaaatgactttttgatgtggaaatATACTCTAAGCTAAGAGCCACGTTTTGGTAACATTTTGGTTGTTCTATCATGTATGCAAATGAAACtacagagaaaataaaattgggaGTCCCATACATTTCCTCAcaagaaaattttcttttttgcgTTTCCTGAACAACTTTAGAAATAtcgcttaatacattcttacgggaaggtatcgatattttttttccgaaaaaaaaaaatcatgcggtAAGGGGCTAACAGCCCTAGTAAAGTAATTTGATTGTTCGTTTTACTTTGTAATAGCCGCCTTACAGTATGACCTATCATGTCTTGAAGTTTCATTCTAGCTGATATTTCCGTGACTTCGCAATTTTATGTAACTGCTTCTTATTTCGAAACTGTTATTGTTTTGTATTATGGCAAAACATCTATGTTGGGGTATCTCAACGAAGTTctcagaattttatatttttttttttttacagagccaaatccataaaaaaagcTAATTCGTTCTCATTGTTATATTTTATGGGATTATTTTGTGGAGTGGGAATGCTTTCCATGACTTTTTTACTCAAAGTGGACTTGTAGCAGATATTGCTTTGTTTATTTCGCTCTTCGATAAGTAAAGtcattcttttgaaatttggtctGGATCCATTTATGtttaagattatttaaaaaaaatgctagttatattttttttcaatttccaccTAATAGTTGGTATTCAATTTCTATGTAATTATAAACTCTTTACAACTTTCAACTTCAACGTTGGCAAATAAAGGGTGGGTCTTTTTGAGTTTGGTTTAATgtctcaaacttttttttctattcatagTCGAAAAAGTGTATGTGTGGTAAgattaaatgaaacaaaaaaattttttttctctcaaactTCATTTTAGTAATGAATATGTataatatgagaaaaaaaagacagaaaAGTTTTTGGAAGCCAACCATAAGAAAGTAAGCAGAATACCCTAGAATGTATCTTAATATTTTCCTTGTTCTGTTAACAGTATTTGTTGcttgtgtttttttaagtttacttAACGTTTATAACCACTTAGTAGTGGCCGCTTTATCGCAGCTGTATTTCaggacattttaaaatcaaccatTTTCTTTTCTCACAACTTTGTTCAGCAACAGAAAATTAGTTATAACTTATAAATTAGAATAAAACAATCAATTTTACTCAAGAGGACAATATTGTTGTTCTTTATTAGTCctgaaaactttttattcgatttcttttattattatacAGCGATTTGTccagaaataaatgaaatgcttatataaaaaaaaaatacttaactaCTTAATCGTATAGGTAAAATATATAGAGAATAACTAATTATAATAAAACAtgtatactttatttttctatgtGTAAAACGAATATAACAGAggcaataatataatatatttaaaaaaaaaaaaatttagtccaAAACGTATTAAACTCACCCAAATCATAAAAATTCgtgatacaaaaattgaaatgattctggcgaattttatattttcataataCTATTATGAAATGaagagtttatttaattttatgtttatgtgCATGTaatattgcttaaaaaaatcagaaatattctatAGAAATTTTGACAACGATATGGTTTTcttttgaatatgaaaatacACAATAAGTCATGAAGACTTTCAGTTTTTGAATCACGATTAATCGAAAGGATGAATTTTTAATGCAcatgtattttataaaaataaaattaattagcttattatgtagaaacaaaataacataaacaatttaaagaaaaatatatctataatattttaatggaaaggaaatagtgttttttattttttgtttgattttaaatagttttatcTGCATTACCGTTAATACTTTTTAATCTGCCTCATTTCCGATGaattttgcttattatttatttgatttccaTACATTTGATTAGTCGTTACATCAAGAACCGTTGTTTGAGGTGAATTTACGTAATTTCCTGGTGTTATTTTATCCATGTTCAATTCATACAAACCATTGATAGTTGGCGAAACCATATCAAGTATATCTTTGTCAAGCCAACTATGTTGACTGTCATCATTAATTGATTCGACTTcaatctttttttctatattaaatcCACTAGTTTGTAGATTTTGTTTGGTTTCTTGAAAATTCTCTAATGCACTTACGACATTCGTTGTGTCCTTGTTCTTTTTGGATAGGTACCAATTATCATCATCTACATCATCTAAGAAATTTGACTgaatcaatttcattttcttacACTTTGGCTCTTCTAACGAGCTTGATGTATAAGCATTGTTGTTTGTTTTGCAGACTGCATTATTTTCTCGTTCGTTGAATTCAAGAGCCGAGACAATGTCACTCATGTTAACTTCTTCATCGAAAACATCAGTACTTTGATCTTTAGTGTTGAACAAAAGATTTCTACGATTTTGTAATATTGTCTCTTGCACCACTTCTTCCAAATCGGCTTCTTTTGGATTTTGACCTAATTTTAAATTAGGAGCCGCAACTAGAGCTAAACTTAGCAACAAGACCATTAAGCAGGTTGTAGGCtgtgttgttttgtttgttccTTTTGTGAGAAGTGATTGCAGTTTCTTCATTTGCGACATTAGTGTTTGATTTTGATTCTGTAGCTGTTTTATTCTTTTCATGAGAGATTGGTTTTCTTCTGTGCATTGTTTAACACGTTCCTCAAGCCCATCTACATATTCTTTTTTACGTTTTCTCGAATCTTGTGCCGATATTTTATTGCGAATTTTGCGGCGAATTCGTTTGAGTTCACGTTCTTCATGTTTTGTTAGTGGATAGTGGGTTGGTAGAGTTATGCCTTCTTTGCTTAAAAGTCGTCTTTCTTCTGAAGTGAGAGCAAGTTTTGGATACGGAACTTCTGGATCATGTACATACTCCTCGTCATCATACCCGTCTTCAATGATAATGCTTTCAGAATCCGatgaattttcaataaaagaatCCTCCTGcactataatttaaaaaaaaaataaaagtgttatTATTCTTATACGCTgtgaacaattttttgaaaattgttgctatttaaaaaaaaaaaaaaaaatagaaaaaatatgaaGAATACAATACATCTAACCTAAAGGATCAcattcagtaattttttttttaatgaatacatttaaataataaattgcttgaagtgacattttttctattccaatttaacaataattttaattgataataTAAATTCGATACAGCTTTGAAAGCAGAACGTAATCAAGTTACTTTTCAAGATTACATATATTATTAAAACACAGTTTTTTATTGTGGGCTAGAAGCCATatatacacaacttttcaaacgTTCAGTATTGATGCAATTAGAAACAATATAGATTTTCTTCATACtctttttaaatatgaaatgaaTTGACTTACTTTCATCTTTGATTCCAACATCCTTTAAGACATTGGGTtttgaaatgtattttattgGAAACTGCTGGATATTTGTTTCTTGGGTTTCTTGAATTTTAACAGGAGTGGAACGGACCGCTGTCGTATTAacgattttaaaagttttcaattcTTTTACATCTTGTAGAGAAACTGGTATTAGAATAGACCTTGGATTATTGTTCTGCACACGAAcgatttttttcacttaaaaaaaaattaaaaattaaattaaaattaagaataaaaaatttttaaaacttactttctgttaatttatttttgtttaaaaataaagtgcCTGGTTTAGCCTGAATTTTTGCTCCACTGTTCGAATTCTTTACTTGAATTGTAACGTTCTTGTTATTTGAAGCAGTAAACATTTGAGGAGATAgtttgacaatttttatttcatttccacGAATTCCATTTACCACTGTTTGCTGTTGTTGATTATTTAACTTTTGATATTGTTGCTTTTGTAGCGGTACTGTGCTTGTATGAGTTTGAACTGTATTTGATAAAGTCATAACTTGTGGAACTTTTTGAACAATCACTTTAGGTTTATGTTCATTattgcaaacaattttttttgccgGATGAATAACTTCCATAGGTGATAATTCGGCAGGTGACCTTTTGCCTCCTCTTTCACTTATTGAGGGTCCTGGAGAAGGTGGACTCAGAGGTTCATATGGTGGACTCATGTCcctaataaaaatagaaaataagaaaattaaagaaatcaTATACATAGATTCACAAAGCGAAGTAGGAAAATGAATTACGCTTCTAGATTATCCGAAGAAAGGCCACTATCAGATGAATTGCTGGATATAACATTGCTATGTGATAGCAATGGTTCAGGTAATGTGGGCTCGGTGATATCATAGTCTTCGGCTTCTATTTTCATATGTCCGTTGAAGCCTCCTAGAGACCCAAACTCGCCTTGGTGATCGGTCAAGTTATTGAGAAAATCCATGGGAAAAATGGAATCCAAAATGTCATTCGTACTTGATGACCAATTTTCTTCCTAAGAGCGTGAGGAgaaatgatattttaaatatatttaattcatGTTGTGATAGTttgatgtttcttttttaagtataatctgaaaacaaattttggaaacctttctttttttatgctttttaaagtacttacatatacatatattgatttaattaaGTGCAAGTCGATGAgttggaaaaaacaaaaattgagctTGTCATTGAATACATtctgatttaatttatttaagctttaacaTTTATACATAATGAAGGAGAAgagagaagaaaaaatatacaattgaatttatttatttacatatatcgtcggcacaaagccaaaaccacgaatctgcattttttgacattttcactttaatgcgtcatttaactagttatcggtccctctatccaCTGCTTCGACCCCAATCATCGATCTGTTTCCTAAAAGCCATCAATTTCCGTAGCACGAGttcccataagattgcatgaatTTCCAAAAcattgaagccgtttttctcaaaactacaattttgcagattcgtggttttggcgttgtgcccacgatattaCGTATGTAGATTGTgttaaaatgatacaaaaataaaactgaggAATTGGTAAGGTAATTTTCATATCATAGGGCGAGGAGGTGTAAAGTTGAGTTTTTACCTCAACACAAGTTGGCGCCCTTTCAATAAGTCAATTTCTTGATATTTTATATAACTTAGCACAATTGCTACATATGTATTTAGTTTCACTGCCGCTTATATGAATAGAACTAGAATCACCCCCATTCCCGAATTATCAAAACGATAAtcgaaaaaaactttatatataATCGAAAATGTGATCGTCTTTCATTTGCTCTCCGTAACTCAATGGCTATCCTCTAGTCCAGGGATGGCGAACCAATGGTAAAAGCAGACTTTCACATGAAGACGCAAGAGTCAAGATTCAATGAAGAGtaagggagaaagaaagttcgaaaaagagggatggaagattttttacccttaccccgtttgtatgaccgatttaaagatcgaattgaaactgaatcgaaatttcgatccaggtatatggaagtaccagatcgaggaatcgaattgaaatagaatcgaaaacacaatttttctttttaatatatttgcagtaaaatagaaaaatctaaccaaaaacaaagtacaagtaaaactagatatcattagacatacatacagtgaatttgcaaataagaatacaatcacacacaatttccaccATAAATTATATTTCGAGTATTCAATTCATTCggtatatatgcatattttcgattcgattcagctccccgagtcgtatcggatcgacaaatccggattcaattcgattcaggtatatatagacctaaatcctgattcaattccgattcaaatcgccatacaaacggggtaaatGACTTGAGaaagttgaacaagaaacagaaggaaataataaaatacagataatttttgttgCTTCTGATTTATTCTGCAGATGCAGCATTTATGGTCTTCTTCCTTACTCCTCTCTTtgttgtctaacacaatttaAATAACCCTCTCTGTCTGACTTAAGaaagttgaacaagaaacagaagaaaaaatcacaaaaagttgaacaagaaaccgaagaatgggaagagaaaacaaaagaaaagaaaatacagatAATTTTGTTTGCTCCTGATTTATCCTGCAGACACAGCATTTACGGTCTTCTTCGTTTTCTAACacaatttatatacatatattatatatatacacACATCCATGCAAGCTTCGTACAATCGTATCATAGCATATACACACATACCATCATAAGTGTAATAATTTTTCGATACGTTTTTTCTTGGTTAGCTCCCCATgccaggcctgcgttaaaatctgtgcaataacttaaaattcgttttaaaaaaatcgtttttttttttaattttacacttcaaaatgatgtctttAAACTTTGAAGAGAATTGACTtatgttttgatgaaatatatgaacttaaaaaatatatcaatttttgaaaaacggcaacgccaaattgcaacaacaactaaaaacgcagttatgttagaatcAATAAAAGAATTACGTAcacaaaatttaatcgaaatcgttaaagccgttttcgagaaaattacaacacctcgaaaacggtatatgggagatatgcgttaaaaagtagatattaaaaaactaaacaaaactaaaaaacggGTCTTGGAAATTACGCAAAAATCATCTGCACccagtttcaagcaaatccatccatccgtttaggccctagctcgatgtacagatggacgcacagacggaccacttttttgatcttctccatcataataatgttggttttgattaaaacctgcCCCTGTAGATCAAGTAAAAATGTTGATGTTTTCAATAGGCTGCGTTTTTCGAATATCTTTGTGCAAAGCGAAGAAATATTTGAGCTCATGAAATATGTTGAGGCATCTCTCTAAACACTACCATCGTACCCcgtaatattttaaaagaaattaagtcCACTCCGTTTCGAATTGAAACAAACTTCAAATAAATTCAACTACTTCTCCTAGCAGTAGTGAATTTGAAAACGTTATAAACAAGTTTTAAGACAATATCTTCATGGATCCATGAACAACATGGAGACCACAGTATCAAGGAGTTGCATTTCATCTGGGCCCGTCTCTTTCCACTCgtgcttgagtttttttttattgacaaattGAGTGCCCATAGACTCTTGAAGAAGTTCATGTTTACAAAACCCATAAATTCGCtctctaatgtcgttttccaaaattcaaagaGTGTCACTtctagctatataatcactcccaaaaggagtgatttcaaattccaaaattgaaaaaggagtgaatttttggagtgtattcttcactcccaaaattttgaaggagtgacggagtgattacctaaaaatacttctacatttgacttcatggactgcttgtcaaattgttgggtggttgttataactttttttagtgaaggaaattatatttatttacaaaaaaaaatcaataaagtattgtaacgatgaattaccgaactacttttaagataaaagtctgaacacactacctgctacagtaaaggtagaaatgtgaacggacctttagtaattaagaaactaccctctgaacgcatccaaagaaattccctcgactgctgaatatcccaaaatatcccactggactggaagtatgaagcgccccctcttggaaaggaagcttcgagaagcaaagacgagaaccttcgaagacattctcgaattccgaatttcaggtataaaagggcagcgtggacaccgaccggatacagtttaatcttgaaagtgaaagagtacagtacaaagtgaaataaagtgttgcgaattgttagtagtaaataaagtgatttaaaagtgtgtttgtttgagcgaataataaaagtaaattgagttgaaataaagtgtgttcttatttgaacggaaatataagtggaaattaaataagttttattgtgaacccggaataaaacattacattggtgtcagaaaagtggaataaaacttatttatttgtgcgaatcagataatttcgcgaataaaataaaaagtgcgcgtgtgttttaacaataaacaaagtgtaaaacattttgaaataagtaaaagtgctcgcattttaaaaagttaaaatgggtaagacattaaatcagttaagtttgactgagctgaaggcggaattaactaaacgaggtcttcctactgctggatcgaaaaatgacctcattattcgcctgcaagattatttaacccagaaaagcgaagatttggatacatttcaattcgaagttgaaatgatagaagaacgagtaagtactagttccgatatgtcatccatgatggct
This DNA window, taken from Episyrphus balteatus chromosome 2, idEpiBalt1.1, whole genome shotgun sequence, encodes the following:
- the LOC129910750 gene encoding kinesin-related protein 8-like; protein product: MDFSFIRQNEEDYILKEDLFNTRIPKCTPEIMEENWSSSTNDILDSIFPMDFLNNLTDHQGEFGSLGGFNGHMKIEAEDYDITEPTLPEPLLSHSNVISSNSSDSGLSSDNLEADMSPPYEPLSPPSPGPSISERGGKRSPAELSPMEVIHPAKKIVCNNEHKPKVIVQKVPQVMTLSNTVQTHTSTVPLQKQQYQKLNNQQQQTVVNGIRGNEIKIVKLSPQMFTASNNKNVTIQVKNSNSGAKIQAKPGTLFLNKNKLTEMKKIVRVQNNNPRSILIPVSLQDVKELKTFKIVNTTAVRSTPVKIQETQETNIQQFPIKYISKPNVLKDVGIKDEMQEDSFIENSSDSESIIIEDGYDDEEYVHDPEVPYPKLALTSEERRLLSKEGITLPTHYPLTKHEERELKRIRRKIRNKISAQDSRKRKKEYVDGLEERVKQCTEENQSLMKRIKQLQNQNQTLMSQMKKLQSLLTKGTNKTTQPTTCLMVLLLSLALVAAPNLKLGQNPKEADLEEVVQETILQNRRNLLFNTKDQSTDVFDEEVNMSDIVSALEFNERENNAVCKTNNNAYTSSSLEEPKCKKMKLIQSNFLDDVDDDNWYLSKKNKDTTNVVSALENFQETKQNLQTSGFNIEKKIEVESINDDSQHSWLDKDILDMVSPTINGLYELNMDKITPGNYVNSPQTTVLDVTTNQMYGNQINNKQNSSEMRQIKKY